In a single window of the Polynucleobacter sp. MWH-UH24A genome:
- the panD gene encoding aspartate 1-decarboxylase: protein MKRIMLLAKLHRVVVTEADLHYEGSCGIDENLMDAADMREYEKIELYNINNGERFSTYIIKAPRGSGAIALNGAAARKAHVGDHLIICTYGPIDNAESKTHNPKIVLVDEQNRIKEIKKI, encoded by the coding sequence ATGAAGCGGATCATGTTATTGGCTAAGTTACATCGGGTGGTCGTCACCGAGGCCGATTTGCATTACGAAGGTTCCTGTGGGATTGATGAGAATCTCATGGATGCAGCTGATATGCGTGAATATGAAAAGATAGAGCTCTACAACATTAATAATGGCGAGCGATTCTCCACATATATTATCAAGGCACCCAGAGGTTCAGGTGCGATCGCTTTAAATGGTGCCGCTGCTCGTAAGGCCCACGTGGGTGACCATCTCATTATTTGCACCTACGGACCCATTGATAACGCCGAGTCTAAAACCCATAATCCCAAAATTGTTCTAGTAGACGAGCAAAATCGGATTAAAGAAATTAAAAAGATTTAA
- the nadA gene encoding quinolinate synthase NadA has protein sequence MNQSLSTGNFYDYPQQDASGATCIAQAWAKTPAPLGLEEKRDVIERIKALLKARDAVIVAHYYVDGDIQDLAMQTGGFVSDSLEMARFGKNHAAQNLIVAGVRFMGETAKILSPQKHVFMPDLEATCSLDLGCPAEDFRKFKSAHPDRVSVVYANTSAAVKAQADWMVTSSCALAIVHHLDQQGKKILWAPDRHLGRYIQEQTGADMILWNGACIVHDEFKATELAAMRQKHPNAMVLVHPESPQHVVDQADVVGSTSAMIKAVLEGSAPEYIVATDQGILHRMRQLAPQKKLIAAPTAGESATCKSCANCPWMAMNGLYGILQCLEHGIGEIEVKEPIRSEALACILRMLDFTSTHPELLAKAQHGFIRNIGAA, from the coding sequence ATGAATCAATCACTCTCGACCGGTAATTTTTATGATTACCCCCAGCAAGATGCATCGGGGGCTACTTGTATTGCACAGGCGTGGGCCAAAACGCCTGCACCGCTTGGTTTAGAAGAGAAACGGGATGTGATTGAGCGCATTAAGGCCTTATTGAAGGCAAGGGATGCGGTCATTGTGGCGCACTATTACGTCGATGGCGATATTCAAGATCTTGCAATGCAAACTGGGGGTTTTGTCTCTGACTCCTTAGAGATGGCTCGGTTTGGTAAAAATCACGCTGCCCAAAATTTAATCGTTGCTGGTGTGCGATTCATGGGTGAGACTGCGAAGATTTTGAGTCCCCAAAAGCACGTGTTCATGCCAGACCTTGAGGCAACCTGCTCGCTTGATTTAGGGTGTCCCGCGGAAGACTTTCGTAAATTCAAGTCCGCCCATCCAGATCGAGTCAGCGTGGTGTACGCCAACACGAGTGCCGCTGTGAAAGCCCAGGCGGATTGGATGGTGACCAGCTCTTGCGCACTAGCCATCGTGCACCATTTGGATCAGCAAGGTAAGAAAATATTGTGGGCACCCGATCGACATCTGGGACGTTACATACAAGAGCAAACTGGCGCCGATATGATTCTGTGGAATGGCGCATGCATTGTGCATGATGAATTCAAAGCAACCGAACTGGCAGCAATGCGCCAGAAGCATCCCAATGCCATGGTTCTTGTTCATCCAGAGTCACCACAACACGTTGTCGATCAAGCAGATGTGGTTGGCTCAACCTCAGCGATGATTAAAGCGGTACTTGAGGGTAGTGCTCCTGAATACATTGTGGCCACTGATCAGGGCATCTTGCACCGCATGCGTCAACTCGCGCCTCAGAAAAAGTTGATTGCAGCACCAACCGCTGGTGAGAGTGCTACCTGCAAAAGCTGTGCCAATTGCCCTTGGATGGCCATGAATGGCTTATACGGCATCTTGCAATGCTTAGAGCATGGCATTGGTGAAATCGAGGTGAAAGAGCCTATTCGTTCCGAAGCACTTGCATGCATTCTTCGCATGCTGGACTTTACCTCCACCCACCCAGAATTATTAGCCAAAGCCCAGCACGGCTTCATTAGAAATATTGGCGCTGCATAA
- the nadC gene encoding carboxylating nicotinate-nucleotide diphosphorylase, translating into MFSDNESLDQAIARNVRDALYEDIGRGDWTANLVPANQTAHARLIVREPAVLCGTAWFDAVVQALDPQATVHWLSSEGDWLAPDRLVCEMTANARALLSAERPAMNFLQTLSATATTTRRYVEAIADASPNPKGCAILDTRKTIPGLRQAQKYAVRVGHGQNQRMALWDGILIKENHIAAAGSITAVLAAANQLNAGVDVQIEVESLAELQEAIGQGAKSILLDNFNLDQMREAVRLTNGRALLEASGGITQDQLRAIAATGVDRISIGKLTKDIQAIDYSMRIDRIS; encoded by the coding sequence ATGTTTTCTGATAATGAATCCTTAGATCAAGCCATTGCCCGCAATGTGCGCGATGCCCTCTATGAGGATATTGGTCGTGGAGATTGGACTGCCAATCTTGTGCCTGCCAATCAAACTGCGCATGCTAGGTTAATTGTGCGCGAGCCAGCGGTGCTGTGTGGAACCGCATGGTTTGATGCGGTGGTTCAGGCACTTGACCCACAGGCAACTGTTCATTGGCTCTCTTCTGAGGGTGACTGGCTGGCACCCGATCGCTTGGTCTGCGAAATGACTGCGAATGCACGAGCACTTCTGAGCGCTGAGCGCCCTGCTATGAACTTTCTTCAGACCCTTTCTGCAACGGCGACCACCACTCGCCGCTACGTTGAAGCAATTGCAGATGCTAGCCCCAATCCCAAAGGATGCGCTATTTTGGACACCCGCAAAACCATTCCAGGACTACGCCAAGCCCAGAAATATGCGGTTCGAGTGGGTCATGGTCAGAATCAACGGATGGCCCTATGGGATGGCATCTTGATTAAAGAAAATCACATTGCGGCGGCAGGGAGTATTACTGCGGTGTTGGCTGCTGCCAATCAACTCAATGCAGGGGTGGATGTACAAATTGAAGTGGAAAGCCTTGCAGAACTCCAAGAGGCGATCGGCCAAGGCGCCAAGAGTATTTTGCTCGATAACTTTAACCTCGATCAAATGCGCGAAGCTGTGCGTCTTACGAATGGTCGAGCTTTATTGGAAGCTTCTGGCGGTATTACCCAAGATCAACTCCGTGCCATTGCAGCAACGGGTGTCGACCGAATCTCGATTGGTAAATTAACTAAGGATATTCAGGCAATCGATTATTCGATGCGTATTGATCGCATCAGCTAG
- the nadB gene encoding L-aspartate oxidase — MSVAHDHHPVLIIGAGLAGLTTALHLADHQPVILMAKRRLSEAATAWAQGGIVGVLDQEDSIESHVVDTVNAGAGLVVESVARYVAEQSAQAIHWLVEQGVPFTPDQAGPEGLHLTREGGHSHRRIAHAADATGKAIHEVLLDKAKAHPNIRILENWIALDLITNKHLQVPAKYKSNRCFGAYALDIEKGRVETILAKAVVLATGGLGKVYRYTSNPDTATGDGIAMAWRAGCRIGNMEFVQFHPTCLYHPSDRTFLITEAMRGEGGILKLPNGHRFMPEHDERKELAPRDIVARAIDFEMKKHGLDYVHLDATHLGESFIREHFPMIYSRCLALGIDITKEPIPVVPAAHYTCGGVVTDLKGRTDLTGLYAVGEATYTGLHGANRLASNSLLECVVIGKAAAADITEQDDVEQAPVRLWDESKVEDADEQVVIAHNWDELRSLMWNYVGIVRTTRRLERALHRIELLRTEVQDYYANFRVSRDLIELRNLLECAELIVRSALLRKESRGLHFSRDYPKTWPVSYPTILTPIQTQQSS, encoded by the coding sequence ATGAGCGTAGCGCATGACCATCATCCTGTACTAATCATTGGGGCCGGCTTAGCCGGCCTTACAACTGCGCTTCACCTCGCCGACCATCAGCCGGTTATTTTGATGGCTAAACGCCGTCTGAGTGAAGCGGCGACCGCATGGGCGCAAGGCGGAATTGTTGGGGTTCTCGATCAAGAGGACAGCATTGAATCGCATGTAGTCGATACGGTCAATGCTGGAGCAGGTCTGGTCGTTGAATCTGTGGCGCGTTACGTTGCTGAACAAAGTGCACAAGCGATTCATTGGCTGGTTGAGCAAGGCGTACCATTTACTCCCGATCAGGCCGGACCAGAGGGATTGCACTTAACTCGTGAGGGCGGGCATAGTCATCGACGAATTGCTCATGCCGCAGATGCAACTGGTAAGGCAATTCATGAGGTATTGCTGGATAAAGCCAAAGCGCATCCCAATATTCGGATTCTAGAGAATTGGATTGCTCTTGATTTGATCACTAACAAACATTTACAAGTCCCTGCGAAGTACAAATCGAATCGTTGCTTCGGGGCATATGCACTTGATATTGAAAAAGGCCGAGTTGAAACGATCTTAGCTAAAGCGGTTGTCCTGGCGACGGGTGGTTTGGGTAAGGTCTATCGCTACACCAGCAACCCAGACACCGCAACGGGTGACGGAATTGCCATGGCATGGCGTGCAGGCTGCCGGATTGGCAATATGGAGTTTGTGCAATTTCATCCAACCTGTTTGTATCACCCAAGCGATCGTACATTTCTGATTACTGAGGCGATGCGTGGCGAGGGTGGAATCTTGAAGCTACCAAATGGTCATCGCTTCATGCCAGAGCATGATGAACGCAAGGAACTGGCTCCACGCGATATTGTGGCGCGTGCGATCGACTTTGAGATGAAAAAACATGGCTTGGATTATGTGCATCTCGATGCAACGCATCTAGGAGAATCCTTCATTCGCGAACACTTCCCGATGATCTACTCCCGCTGCCTTGCTCTGGGTATCGACATTACTAAAGAACCAATTCCGGTGGTACCTGCTGCACATTACACCTGCGGGGGTGTTGTCACCGATCTTAAGGGACGTACCGATTTGACCGGCTTGTATGCCGTTGGTGAAGCAACCTATACTGGATTACATGGCGCCAATCGCTTGGCCTCGAATTCATTACTGGAATGCGTGGTCATTGGTAAAGCTGCTGCAGCTGATATTACAGAACAGGATGATGTTGAGCAAGCCCCAGTACGACTGTGGGATGAAAGTAAAGTTGAAGATGCTGATGAGCAAGTGGTGATTGCACATAACTGGGATGAGCTACGCTCCTTGATGTGGAACTACGTTGGTATTGTGCGAACCACGCGAAGACTTGAACGCGCCTTACATCGTATTGAGCTCTTGCGCACTGAGGTTCAAGATTACTATGCTAACTTTCGAGTAAGCCGAGATTTGATTGAGTTACGCAACCTACTCGAATGCGCTGAATTGATTGTGCGTTCTGCTTTGTTACGCAAAGAGAGTCGAGGATTGCACTTTAGTCGCGATTACCCAAAAACATGGCCTGTCTCATACCCAACCATTCTGACCCCGATTCAAACCCAACAATCTAGCTGA
- the fdhF gene encoding formate dehydrogenase subunit alpha encodes MNAPVNPQELALQTVEFKLDGKTIVAYEGETILKAAKRHGIDIPHLCFKDGYRPDGNCRACVVEINGERTLAPSCCRAATAGMEVKANSERALKSQKLVLEMLLSDMPDEGYKWVGDSDAERERQQHGELSEWANRLDVAVRPELKALRRHQPSADLSHPAMAVNLDACIQCNRCVRACREEQVNDVIGYAMRGAHSEIVFDLSDPMGTSTCVACGECVQACPTGALMPKTHIGSQAVDRQVDSVCPFCGVGCQITYNVKDEKIVSVDGRDGPANHSRLCVKGRFGFDYVHNPQRLTKPLIRKPGVPKDEHSIESAGKKPEDWSEVFREASWEEALDLAASKLKAIRDQHGKKSLAGFGSAKGSNEEAYLFQKLVRTGFGSNNVDHCTRLCHASSVAALLEGVGSGAVSNQVNDIEHSGLILVIGSNPTANHPVAATWMKNAAKNGTKIVLADPRVTDIGKHAWRTLQFKPDTDVAMLNAMIYTVIEEGLCDQHFIKERASNFEALKENVKGYSPEAMAPICGVPAATLREVAREFAKSKASMILWGMGVSQHVHGTDNARCLIALVSITGQIGKPGSGLHPLRGQNNVQGASDAGLIPMMFPNYQRVDNAQAHEWFEKFWNTPLDKKPGYTVVEIMHKITAPDSDPDKIRGMYIMGENPAMSDPDLNHARHALASLDHLVVQDIFMTETAWLADVILPASAWPEKTGTVTNTDRMVQLGKRALNPPGDAKPDLWIIQELAKRIGLQWGYQGEECGVAEVYDEMRRAMHAVINGITWDRLQRESCVTYPCLSEDDPGQPIVFDESFPTPDGKVKLVPADLIPANERPDTEYPFVLITGRQLEHWHTGSMTRRAGVLDAIEPMATASMCGEDMAKLGLNPGDVITVKSRRGEVGIHVRRDDGTPSGAVFMPFAYYEAAANLMTNPALDPFGKIPEFKYCAVAVQKGGKPAQHIGYDLTVNDAMLIQ; translated from the coding sequence GTGAACGCACCAGTCAATCCGCAAGAACTAGCACTGCAAACCGTTGAGTTCAAGCTCGATGGTAAGACGATTGTTGCCTATGAGGGTGAAACCATCTTAAAAGCAGCAAAACGCCATGGCATTGATATTCCCCATCTCTGTTTTAAGGACGGCTATCGGCCCGATGGGAATTGTCGTGCATGCGTTGTTGAAATCAATGGCGAGCGTACCCTGGCCCCTAGTTGCTGTCGCGCTGCAACGGCTGGGATGGAGGTAAAAGCCAATAGTGAGCGTGCGTTAAAGAGTCAAAAATTAGTGCTTGAGATGTTGCTCTCCGATATGCCCGATGAAGGTTATAAATGGGTTGGTGATAGTGATGCCGAGCGTGAGCGCCAACAGCATGGAGAGTTAAGTGAGTGGGCCAATCGCCTCGATGTAGCAGTTCGTCCTGAACTCAAGGCCTTGCGTCGTCATCAACCCTCTGCTGATTTGTCACACCCTGCGATGGCAGTTAATTTGGATGCCTGCATTCAGTGCAATCGATGTGTGCGCGCTTGCCGTGAAGAGCAAGTCAATGATGTGATTGGTTACGCCATGCGGGGTGCGCATAGCGAAATCGTATTTGATTTGAGCGATCCGATGGGTACCAGCACTTGCGTTGCGTGTGGTGAATGCGTACAAGCTTGCCCAACGGGTGCATTAATGCCAAAGACCCACATTGGTTCCCAAGCAGTTGATCGCCAGGTCGATTCGGTATGTCCATTCTGTGGAGTAGGCTGCCAAATTACGTACAACGTAAAGGACGAAAAAATTGTGAGCGTAGATGGTCGCGATGGCCCTGCAAATCACAGTCGCCTATGCGTTAAAGGCCGATTTGGATTCGATTATGTACATAACCCTCAACGTTTAACCAAGCCATTGATCCGTAAGCCTGGTGTACCAAAGGATGAGCACTCGATTGAGTCTGCCGGTAAAAAGCCTGAAGATTGGAGCGAAGTCTTTCGTGAAGCCAGTTGGGAAGAGGCCCTTGATCTGGCAGCCAGTAAGTTAAAAGCGATACGCGATCAACATGGCAAGAAATCCTTGGCAGGATTTGGTTCAGCCAAGGGCAGTAACGAAGAGGCTTACTTGTTTCAGAAGTTGGTACGTACTGGTTTTGGTAGCAATAACGTCGACCATTGCACGCGTTTATGTCATGCATCGAGTGTGGCTGCATTGCTTGAGGGCGTTGGCTCTGGAGCTGTGAGTAATCAGGTGAACGATATCGAACACTCTGGTTTAATCCTTGTAATTGGTTCTAATCCAACCGCCAATCATCCGGTGGCTGCAACTTGGATGAAAAATGCTGCTAAGAATGGCACCAAGATTGTGTTGGCCGATCCACGCGTGACCGATATTGGTAAGCATGCATGGCGGACCTTGCAATTTAAGCCCGATACCGATGTCGCCATGCTCAATGCCATGATCTACACCGTGATCGAAGAGGGACTGTGCGATCAGCACTTTATTAAAGAACGCGCTTCCAATTTCGAGGCCCTCAAAGAGAATGTAAAAGGTTACAGCCCTGAAGCGATGGCCCCGATTTGTGGCGTACCTGCTGCGACACTTCGTGAGGTAGCGCGCGAGTTTGCCAAATCCAAAGCCTCAATGATCTTGTGGGGGATGGGTGTTAGCCAACATGTGCATGGCACCGATAATGCCCGTTGCTTGATTGCTTTAGTCAGCATTACCGGTCAAATTGGTAAGCCTGGTTCTGGTCTGCATCCATTGCGTGGACAGAACAATGTTCAAGGCGCCAGTGATGCGGGACTAATACCGATGATGTTCCCGAACTATCAGCGCGTTGATAATGCCCAGGCGCATGAGTGGTTTGAGAAGTTTTGGAATACACCGCTTGATAAAAAGCCCGGGTATACCGTGGTTGAGATCATGCATAAGATCACAGCGCCGGATTCTGATCCCGATAAGATTCGGGGGATGTACATCATGGGTGAGAACCCCGCCATGAGCGACCCGGATCTTAATCATGCGCGGCATGCCTTGGCTTCCCTTGATCATCTTGTGGTGCAAGATATTTTTATGACCGAGACTGCGTGGTTAGCGGACGTCATTCTGCCAGCAAGTGCTTGGCCCGAGAAAACCGGTACGGTGACCAACACCGACCGTATGGTGCAGTTGGGTAAGCGTGCCTTAAACCCACCTGGTGACGCGAAGCCTGATTTATGGATTATTCAGGAGCTTGCTAAGCGGATTGGTTTGCAGTGGGGCTATCAAGGCGAGGAGTGTGGCGTTGCCGAGGTCTATGACGAGATGCGCCGTGCTATGCATGCTGTGATCAACGGAATTACCTGGGATCGCTTGCAGCGTGAGTCATGCGTGACCTATCCATGCTTAAGCGAAGATGATCCTGGCCAACCCATCGTATTTGATGAGAGTTTCCCAACTCCCGATGGCAAAGTAAAACTGGTTCCTGCTGATCTTATTCCAGCTAACGAGCGACCCGATACCGAATATCCTTTTGTATTAATCACGGGCCGTCAGCTCGAGCATTGGCATACTGGAAGTATGACCCGACGCGCAGGTGTTTTGGATGCCATTGAGCCAATGGCAACCGCGTCGATGTGCGGTGAAGATATGGCGAAGTTAGGCCTGAACCCCGGTGATGTAATTACCGTGAAGTCGCGCAGGGGCGAGGTTGGGATTCATGTGCGCCGGGATGATGGCACGCCAAGTGGAGCTGTGTTTATGCCGTTTGCTTACTACGAGGCGGCTGCCAATCTAATGACTAACCCCGCATTGGATCCCTTTGGCAAGATCCCGGAGTTTAAGTATTGTGCTGTTGCCGTTCAAAAAGGCGGTAAGCCAGCGCAGCACATCGGTTATGACCTAACAGTAAACGATGCTATGCTCATTCAATGA
- a CDS encoding NADH-ubiquinone oxidoreductase-F iron-sulfur binding region domain-containing protein: MNHPKPSNEIKAVAIASADDLRERIRQKSKLKGRQADDASLAEVKKLIGDGPYRRDLLIENLHLLNDAYRALHDRHLVALAKLMNLPMAEVYEVATFYHHFEVVRGNDPVADITVRVCDGLSCELAGAKQLLERLPTILGNPKTKIIAAPCVGRCEQAPVAVVHQYPVLFADAEKVSKAVKNRQLMHPKAKDDAQFEPADFAEHAVSPEQKANEVSPAYVGYEAYCAKGGYALVKEFDSGKREIEAIIKAMEDSGLRGLGGAGFPAGRKWRIVKDQPAPKLMAINIDEGEPGTFKDRTYLERDPHRFLEGMLIAARVVGIDACYIYLRDEYHGCRELLAAEIKKLQANASFKLPLIELRRGAGAYICGEESAMIESIEGKRGEPRMRPPYIAQVGLFGRPTLEHNFETLYWVRDIITRGPQWFSTYGRHDRKGLRSFSVSGRVKYPGVKLAPAGITIQELIDEYCGGMQEGHTFYGYLPGGASGGILPATMNTIPLDFDTLQPYGCFIGSAAVMVFSHQDKARDAALNVMRFFEHESCGQCTPCRVGTSKAAQLMQASTWDQATLEDLSTVMVDASICGLGQAAPNPIRCIHQYFPHEIA; this comes from the coding sequence ATGAATCACCCTAAGCCTTCCAACGAAATCAAGGCGGTTGCCATCGCAAGCGCGGATGACCTTCGTGAGCGAATTCGGCAAAAAAGTAAATTAAAAGGGCGACAGGCGGACGATGCATCATTGGCCGAAGTAAAGAAACTCATCGGTGATGGTCCGTATCGTCGCGACCTACTGATTGAGAACTTGCATCTACTCAATGATGCATACCGTGCTTTGCATGATCGTCATTTGGTTGCACTTGCAAAGCTGATGAACTTGCCAATGGCTGAGGTGTATGAAGTAGCGACCTTCTATCATCACTTTGAAGTGGTGCGCGGTAACGATCCGGTTGCCGATATTACAGTGCGCGTATGCGATGGATTGTCATGCGAGTTAGCTGGGGCCAAACAGTTATTGGAGCGCCTACCAACGATATTAGGCAATCCCAAGACCAAGATCATTGCTGCTCCTTGCGTGGGTCGGTGCGAGCAAGCCCCGGTCGCTGTGGTGCATCAATACCCTGTATTGTTTGCTGATGCGGAAAAGGTATCGAAAGCGGTTAAAAATCGTCAGCTCATGCACCCTAAGGCAAAGGATGATGCCCAATTCGAGCCCGCAGATTTTGCAGAGCACGCCGTAAGCCCAGAACAAAAAGCCAATGAGGTGTCGCCCGCATATGTGGGTTATGAAGCGTACTGCGCAAAGGGTGGTTACGCTTTGGTGAAAGAGTTTGATAGCGGTAAACGCGAGATTGAAGCCATCATTAAGGCAATGGAAGATTCTGGCTTACGCGGTCTTGGTGGAGCAGGATTTCCAGCTGGGCGTAAATGGCGGATTGTGAAGGATCAACCAGCACCTAAACTCATGGCAATCAATATTGACGAGGGTGAGCCAGGAACATTCAAAGATCGCACCTATCTAGAGCGTGATCCCCATCGTTTCCTTGAGGGAATGTTGATTGCTGCGCGAGTGGTTGGGATTGATGCTTGTTACATTTACCTGCGCGATGAGTACCATGGTTGCCGCGAGTTACTCGCTGCTGAAATTAAAAAACTTCAGGCAAATGCATCCTTTAAGTTACCGCTCATTGAGTTGCGTCGTGGTGCAGGTGCCTATATCTGCGGTGAAGAGTCCGCCATGATTGAGAGTATTGAGGGTAAGCGGGGCGAGCCCAGAATGCGTCCTCCTTACATTGCGCAAGTCGGCTTATTTGGTCGACCCACGCTTGAGCATAACTTTGAAACCTTGTATTGGGTGCGCGACATCATTACGCGTGGACCGCAGTGGTTTAGCACCTATGGTCGTCATGATCGCAAAGGCTTGCGTAGCTTTAGCGTGAGCGGTCGGGTGAAATATCCCGGTGTCAAACTGGCACCAGCTGGCATCACCATTCAGGAATTGATTGACGAGTATTGCGGCGGCATGCAAGAGGGCCATACCTTTTATGGGTACCTGCCTGGCGGTGCCTCAGGCGGCATCTTGCCAGCCACCATGAATACCATTCCATTGGATTTTGATACCTTGCAGCCTTATGGATGCTTTATCGGCTCTGCAGCCGTGATGGTCTTTAGTCATCAAGACAAGGCGCGCGATGCAGCGCTCAATGTCATGCGTTTCTTTGAGCATGAGAGTTGTGGTCAGTGCACCCCATGTCGGGTTGGTACAAGTAAAGCCGCACAATTAATGCAAGCAAGCACATGGGATCAAGCAACCCTGGAGGATCTGTCTACCGTCATGGTTGATGCCTCGATTTGTGGTCTGGGGCAAGCCGCACCAAACCCCATTCGTTGCATCCATCAATATTTCCCCCATGAAATTGCATAA